The Mycolicibacterium flavescens genome has a segment encoding these proteins:
- a CDS encoding putative methylated DNA-protein cysteine methyltransferase: MAPVTDEQVEAVRALVAAIPPGRVSTYGDIADAAGLSSPRIVGWIMRTDSSDLPWHRVIRASGRPAPHLSTRQLERLRAEGVLADDGRVNLRAVRHEF; encoded by the coding sequence ATGGCGCCGGTCACCGACGAGCAGGTGGAGGCCGTGCGCGCGCTTGTCGCCGCGATCCCGCCGGGCCGAGTGTCGACCTACGGCGACATCGCCGATGCCGCCGGGCTTTCCAGCCCGCGCATCGTCGGCTGGATCATGCGCACCGACTCGTCGGACCTGCCGTGGCATCGGGTGATTCGCGCGTCCGGTCGCCCCGCGCCGCACCTGAGCACTCGACAGCTCGAACGACTGCGCGCCGAGGGTGTGCTTGCCGACGACGGCCGGGTGAACCTGCGCGCCGTGCGCCACGAATTCTGA